Proteins encoded together in one Anopheles darlingi chromosome 3, idAnoDarlMG_H_01, whole genome shotgun sequence window:
- the LOC125956895 gene encoding uncharacterized protein LOC125956895 — MARNSSNSVLVLGVLVAAIWLLLALAVLPSDANSVAGGLQRFRRQSPWLHRTPTTFKKFVRLQHPGAGNRQQAIATNTVLPYEPAKETTTSRPTEGTEASRPATRSRAFYNCMSGCLTLSQYNPVCGTDHTTYHNEYKLECANRCGASPRVLIRKSGIC; from the exons ATGGCACgtaacagtagcaacagtgtTCTGGTTCTCGGTGTCTTAGTGGCCG CcatttggctgctgctggcccttGCCGTACTACCGAGTGATGCCAATTCCGTGGCCGGCGGACTGCAGCGATTCAGACGGCAAAGCCCGTGGCTTCATCGAACACCGACCACCTTCAAGAAGTTCG TACGGCTGCAGCATCCGGGAGCCGGAAACCGGCAGCAGGCGATCGCCACTAACACGGTGTTACCGTATGAGCCGGCGAAGGAAACGACCACCAGCAGACCGACGGAAGGAACGGAAGCGTCGCGACCGGCCACCAGGTCGCGAGCATTCTACAACTGCATGTCCGGCTGTTTGACCCTGTCCCAGTACAATCCGGTGTGTGGCACCGACCATACTACCTACCACAACGAGTACAAACTGGAGTGCGCCAACCGGTGCGGCGCTAGTCCCC